In the genome of Muntiacus reevesi chromosome 5, mMunRee1.1, whole genome shotgun sequence, one region contains:
- the ZNF281 gene encoding zinc finger protein 281, whose protein sequence is MKVGSAFLSGGGGGAGSGGRAEMEPSFPPGMVMFNHRLPPVASFARPAGAAAPPPQCVLAAAPAAAPAAEPPPAPAPDVTFKKEPAAPGAAFPAQRTSWGFLQSLVSIKQEKPADPDEPPGAPHPHYGGLFAGADERAQGLDGGGAGVIQDLSALHPPPPAPQAHPHPRDVLLGRTDDPRGPEEPKPDASVKKAKRPKPESQGIKAKRKPGASSKPPPAGDGEGAVLSPSQKPHVCDHCSAAFRSSYHLRRHVLIHTGERPFQCGQCSMGFIQKYLLQRHEKIHSREKPFGCDQCSMKFIQKYHMERHKRTHSGEKPYRCDTCQQYFSRTDRLLKHRRTCGEALGKGAPGAEPGSSGSHGSVGSLAVLSQGNTSSSRRKAKSKSLAVESKEPKTGKANEPHLSNSINMQSYSVEMPTVSSGGGIVGPGIDELQKRVPKLIFKKGSRKSTDKNYLNFVSPLPDLVGQKSLSGKPSGSLGMVSNSSVETISLLQSTGGKQGQISSNYDDAMQFSKKRRYLPTASSNSAFSVSVGHMVSQQSVIQSAGVGVLDSEAPLSLIDSSALNAEIKSCHDKSGIPDEVLQSILDQYSNKSESQKEDPFSIAEPRVDLHASGEHSELVQEENLSPGTQTPSNDKATMLQEYSKYLQQAFEKSTNAGFTLGHGFQFVSLSSPLHNHTLFPEKQIYTTSPLECGFGQSVTSVLPSSLPKPPFGMLFGSQPGLYLSALDATHQQLTPSQELDDLIDSQKNLETSSAFQSSSQKLTSQKEQQKNLESSASFQIPSQELASQIDPQKDVEPRTTYQIENFAQAFGSQFKSGSRVPMTFITNSNGEVDHRARTSVSDFSGYTNMMSDVSEPCSTRVKTPTSQSYR, encoded by the coding sequence ATGAAAGTCGGCAGCGCGTTcctgagcggcggcggcggcggcgcgggcagCGGCGGGCGGGCGGAGATGGAGCCCAGCTTCCCGCCGGGCATGGTGATGTTCAACCACCGCCTGCCCCCGGTCGCCAGCTTCGCGCGGCCGGCGGGCGCGGCCGCCCCTCCCCCGCAGTGCGTGCTGGCCGCCGCCCCGGCCGCGGCCCCGGCCGCCGAGCCCCCCCCGGCGCCCGCCCCGGACGTGACTTTCAAGAAGGAGCCGGCGGCGCCCGGCGCGGCCTTCCCGGCGCAGAGGACCTCCTGGGGCTTCCTGCAGTCGCTGGTCAGCATCAAGCAGGAGAAGCCGGCCGACCCCGACGAGCCGCcgggcgccccccacccccactacgGGGGGCTGTTCGCGGGGGCCGACGAGCGGGCGCAGGGGCTGGACGGGGGCGGCGCGGGCGTCATCCAGGACCTGAGCGCCCTGcacccgccgccgcccgccccgcAGGCGCACCCGCACCCGCGCGACGTGCTGCTCGGCCGGACTGACGACCCCCGCGGCCCCGAGGAGCCCAAGCCGGACGCGAGCGTCAAGAAGGCCAAGAGGCCAAAGCCAGAATCTCAGGGAATCAAAGCCAAGAGGAAGCCGGGCGCCTCTTCCAAGCCGCCGCCGGCGGGGGACGGGGAGGGCGCCGTGCTGTCCCCGAGCCAGAAGCCCCACGTCTGCGACCACTGCAGCGCGGCGTTCCGCAGCTCCTACCACCTGCGCCGGCACGTCCTCATCCACACGGGCGAGCGGCCCTTCCAGTGCGGCCAGTGCAGCATGGGCTTCATCCAGAAGTACCTGCTGCAGCGGCACGAGAAGATCCACAGCCGCGAGAAGCCCTTCGGCTGCGACCAGTGCAGCATGAAGTTCATCCAGAAGTACCACATGGAGAGGCACAAGCGCACGCACAGCGGAGAAAAGCCATACAGATGCGACACTTGCCAGCAGTACTTCTCCAGGACTGACCGGCTGCTGAAGCACAGGCGCACGTGCGGGGAGGCCCTGGGCAAGGGGGCGCCCGGCGCGGAGCCTGGGTCCTCCGGCAGCCACGGCAGCGTGGGTAGCCTGGCTGTGTTGTCTCAGGGAAATACCAGTTCTTCGAGGAGAAAAGCGAAGTCCAAGAGCCTCGCCGTTGAGAGCAAGGAGCCCAAGACGGGGAAAGCGAATGAACCCCATCTGTCCAACAGTATAAACATGCAGAGTTACTCTGTAGAGATGCCTACTGTGTCTTCCGGTGGAGGCATCGTTGGCCCTGGCATAGACGAACTCCAGAAGAGGGTGCCAAAACTGATCTTCAAGAAAGGAAGCAGGAAGAGTACCGATAAAAACTACCTGAATTTTGTGTCACCGTTACCAGACCTGGTTGGGCAGAAGTCCTTGTCCGGGAAACCCAGCGGCTCCCTTGGCATGGTGTCAAACAGTAGCGTGGAGACTATTAGTCTCCTCCAGAGTACAGGTGGCAAACAAGGTCAGATAAGCAGTAATTACGACGACGCCATGCAGTTCTCAAAGAAAAGAAGATACCTACCCACCGCCAGCAGCAACAGTGCCTTCTCCGTGAGCGTGGGCCACATGGTGTCCCAGCAGTCCGTCATCCAGTCCGCGGGCGTCGGTGTTCTGGACAGTGAGGCCCCGTTGTCCCTTATTGACTCCTCCGCCCTGAACGCGGAGATTAAGTCTTGTCATGACAAGTCAGGAATTCCTGACGAGGTTTTACAGAGTATTTTGGATCAGTACTCCAACAAGTCGGAGAGCCAGAAGGAGGACCCCTTCAGCATAGCGGAACCACGAGTGGATCTGCACGCCTCAGGAGAACACTCGGAACTGGTTCAAGAGGAAAATTTGAGCCCCGGCACCCAAACTCCTTCAAATGACAAGGCGACCATGTTGCAAGAATACTCCAAATACCTCCAACAGGCTTTTGAAAAATCCACGAATGCAGGTTTTACTCTGGGACACGGTTTCCAGTTTGTCAGCCTGTCTTCACCTCTCCACAACCACACTTTATTCCCAGAAAAACAGATATACACTACATCTCCTTTGGAGTGTGGTTTCGGCCAGTCTGTTACCTCAGTGTTGCCATCTTCATTGCCAAAGCCTCCTTTTGGGATGTTGTTTGGGTCTCAGCCAGGTCTTTATTTATCCGCTTTGGATGCCACACATCAGCAGTTGACACCTTCCCAGGAGCTGGACGACCTGATAGATTCTCAGAAGAATTTAGAGACGTCGTCAGCCTTCCAGTCCTCATCTCAGAAACTGACTAGCCAGAAGGAACAACAGAAAAACTTAGAGTCCTCAGCAAGCTTTCAGATTCCATCTCAGGAGTTAGCTAGCCAGATAGATCCTCAGAAAGACGTAGAGCCTAGAACAACGTACCAGATTGAGAACTTCGCACAAGCGTTTGGTTCTCAGTTCAAGTCGGGCAGCAGGGTGCCAATGACCTTTATCACTAACTCTAATGGAGAAGTGGACCATAGAGCAAGGACTTCAGTGTCAGATTTCTCAGGGTATACAAACATGATGTCTGATGTTAGTGAGCCATGTAGTACCAGAGTAAAGACCCCCACCAGCCAGAGTTACAGGTAA